In the genome of Coturnix japonica isolate 7356 chromosome 19, Coturnix japonica 2.1, whole genome shotgun sequence, one region contains:
- the NLE1 gene encoding notchless protein homolog 1 isoform X4 produces MGRCDKILTGHTQSVTCVKWGGDGLLYSSSQDRTIKVWRSQDGVLCRTLQGHAHWVNTMALSTDYVLRTGAFEPAEATINPQDMSGSLAELKDKAQQRYDKVRGQGPERLVSGSDDFTLFLWRPAEDKKPLERMTGHQALINQVLFSPDTRIIASASFDKSIKLWEGRTGKYLTSLRGHVSAVYQIAWSADSRLLVSGSSDSTLKVWNAETKKLAIDLPGHADEVFATDWSPDGQRVASGGKDKCLRIWRR; encoded by the exons ATGGGCAGGTGTGACAAAATCCTCACGGGCCACACGCAGTCAGTGACTTGTGTGAAGTGGGGCGGCGATGGTTTGCTCTACTCCTCCTCCCAAGACAGAACTATCAAAGTGTGGAGAAGCCAGGAT gGTGTCCTCTGCCGCACCTTGCAAGGCCACGCTCACTGGGTGAACACCATGGCCCTTAGCACTGATTACGTTCTCCGCACTGGTGCCTTTGAACCTGCTGAAGCCACCATCAACCCACAGGATATGAGTGGCTCCT tgGCAGAACTGAAGGACAAGGCACAGCAGAGGTATGATAAAGTCAGG GGCCAGGGACCAGAACGACTTGTCTCAGGTTCAGATGATTTCACCCTGTTTCTTTGGAGGccagcagaagacaaaaagcCACTGGAGAGAATGACAGGTCACCAGGCATTGATAAACCAAGTCCTCTTCTCACCAGACACCCGGATAATAGCCAGTGCTTCCTTTGACAAATCAATAAAGCTCTGGGAGGGCAGGACAGGAAA GTACCTGACATCACTGAGAGGGCACGTCTCAGCCGTATATCAGATTGCCTGGTCAGCCGACAGCCGCTTGCTGGTAAGTGGGAGCAGCGACAGCACGCTGAAGGTCTGGAATGCTGAGACGAAGAAACTGGCCATTGATCTTCCTGGCCATGCAGATGAG GTTTTTGCAACAGATTGGAGCCCCGACGGACAGAGGGTAGCGAGTGGAGGGAAGGATAAGTGTTTACGGAT ATGGCGTAGATAG